From the genome of Danio aesculapii chromosome 16, fDanAes4.1, whole genome shotgun sequence, one region includes:
- the atn1 gene encoding atrophin-1 isoform X4: MKTRTHKESMPARSGRRRGGSEERRGRRPHPSPSRAERNERQTQRTAGEELSVGRFSRRSQGHDSSESEGEEHLPPPKRQKVQDSSNPSAPPIATNTPTSAPPPTSSNSQSRESDNEDGQSQGSRSSVGGSLANSSSSISSGRDIDQDNRSSSPSLSASPLASLDSESDSPDSPKQGDKNKDGGGSKCVAEERRGSGRSEDSRPEDQKDSEGGMEGDLSPLKSSASLYTSHHGMVENTNDASSNRKSYFPLDSKVASKLEYTSPSGPEVLHTSSRIPPKTSTQCGKPGVGGAEYSHGNSNVSHASPLPPPPALKPLEVGQNAPSGDSKAEKPEKGDKSAPPSLLPQTSTIPQQPPPPNTHHYTPTSWSGGPPTNCPGNWGYVRYPGNHHTHPSQQPPVQQQLPSVYNTPSSTRHSSHPPYLSHPHPHPHKEFLPRYGTTAERERAGREFGNRDFPASNSSSNANSSSGSICGSTSGSGGPNSNVSRDFGTSIPGQSRDYASNRDGPSGPQSGREYGPGFRDRERGTGREFPLPNQQLQAQGREFGPENTGGGGCHPRDKESRWGELSSQVRETGSNSYAGNANQAPVGAQSSALPSTTLVNRDPASSPQNSTSHPSFSTANSIPPNRDYSSPMDANVQGQTPQTSSNSADLPPPPHYLREYPPPGAKDPYPLPGSSSSSVPISGVPREFPSPPGLAPNLTREYPGGPLPHHSHYPGQTGLPMQQRDREREKDSTASSLHSNRNHPPSLSPSSSGSGTGHGHPTSSSYPPPPPPPSTSSHGQPPPIASLPGNHARQGPYSSSNQTPPTPLSPLPSPSNNPMGGFTFPLTSAPSVPLPASGVSTSCPSGCRPTPYHGTLSSHTPFNSSYHGNGNHGNSNASGNAPNNSNSTSTPSLLHSPQNNKVQPHIGNAGHNNTTSASSTSLGGDGHPDSSSGPVPPTVIKEEPVEEREELESPPPVLRSPSPEPKPVDIPIHASQSARFHRVLDRGSGNSCARSDVLFVPLDGSKLWKKRNEAIERARREVEQRARDLREKEREREREKERERDLDRHLQQKDSGTSAGLGAAGARQGSSLFFPSSSSILLDPSSSSSSSVNPSHPAVHPQHHPAHHAAHPHHIHPSHPLHPSLSHSIPHSILLPSMAGGSPVVGGPQGALGIGLGGPYLGPDTPALRTLSEYARPHAMSPLSAAARAQAHHPHLHHHPHPHMHAHAQAHPHVHPSFFLSQFQNPALAHPHHLPADAATAAAILGFLYGGGLEGGPVHPGPGPGPGGLAGAGLGGMGFPHAVAAQRERVKPGFEFKSEERVYTAGALADPAIALSHAHSHAHSHSLLLGGGAGGGPPVSEVALYGTTPPPAPPPQALAAAARNPNPVPPPLSVPPSSSILPATLPTHQAPAGAPVTPAASAPPPQPPPPPPPPPPPTASSLHHPSPHSTFPTTHPSCQPPPLPAQAPPSERYPTPVRTPPSTERARSVERERERERVIPAAERERERDRERAGTGGGAAGGGTTAGGGGGTGGGDSLSRLQMLNVTPHHHQHSHIHSHLHLHQQDTGGPFREMPQSSSLGGSMSAAHQLQAMQQAQSAEIQFQRLALEQQWIHHHHHHSLTQDEYYSHLKKESDKTL; this comes from the exons ATGAAGACCCGAACTCACAAAGAATCG ATGCCCGCTCGCAGTGGACGTAGGAGGGGGGGCAGCGAGGAAAGGAGGGGTAGACGTCCGCACCCTAGCCCCTCTCGAGCAGAGCGCAATGAAAGGCAAACA CAAAGAACTGCTGGAGAGGAACTCTCTGTTGGACGATTCAGCCGACGATCTCAAGGTCATGATTCATCAGAAAGTGAAGGGGAGGAGCATCTGCCACCACCCAAAAGACAGAAAGTCCAG GATTCCTCCAATCCTTCAGCACCGCCTATTGCAACTAACACTCCGACTTCAGCTCCACCTCCAACATCAAGCAACAGTCAATCAAGAGAAAGTGACAATGAGGATGGTCAATCACAAGGAAGTCGGAGCTCAGTAGGAGGCAGTTTAGCCAATAGTAGCAGTAGCATAAGCAGTGGTCGGGATATTGACCAGGACAATCGATCCTCCTCTCCAAGTCTCTCTGCTTCCCCCTTGGCTAGTTTGGATTCTGAATCTGACTCTCCAGATTCCCCTAAGCAAGGTGACAAAAACAAAGATGGAGGGGGATCAAAGTGTGTAGCAGAAGAGCGGAGAGGTTCAGGAAGGAGTGAGGATAGCAGACCAGAGGACCAGAAGGACAGTGAAGGAGGAATGGAGGGAGATTTGTCTCCATTGAAGTCCTCAGCATCCCTCTATACATCTCATCATGGAATGGTGGAGAATACAAATGATGCAAGTAGCAACAGGAAGTCATACTTCCCCCTGGATTCCAAAGTTGCAAGCAAGCTAGAGTATACAAGTCCTAGTGGTCCTGAGGTGCTACACACCAGCAGTCGCATCCCTCCTAAAACaagcactcagtgtgggaaaccTGGGGTGGGTGGAGCGGAATATTCCCATGGGAATTCAAATGTAAGCCACGCATCACCACTTCCACCTCCACCTGCCCTGAAACCTCTAGAGGTGGGGCAGAATGCTCCAAGTGGAGACAGTAAAGCAGAAAAACCAGAGAAAGGTGATAAGTCTGCTCCACCTTCCTTGCTTCCGCAAACTAGTACCATTCCCCAGCAGCCTCCTCCTCCCAACACTCATCATTACACCCCCACCAGCTGGTCAGGGGGACCTCCCACTAATTGTCCTGGCAACTGGGGATATGTACGTTACCCAGGTAACCACCACACACATCCAAGCCAGCAGCCCCCAGTACAGCAACAGCTGCCTTCAGTGTACAATACTCCTTCATCCACTCGACACTCTTCCCACCCACCTTACCTTTCTCACCCTCATCCGCATCCACACAAAGAGTTTCTGCCCAGGTATGGCACTACAGCTGAGCGAGAGAGGGCAGGGAGGGAGTTTGGTAACAGAGATTTCCCTGCTAGTAATAGCAGTAGCAATGCAAACAGTAGCAGTGGTAGCATCTGTGGTAGCACTTCTGGTAGTGGTGGACCCAACTCTAATGTGAGCCGAGATTTTGGGACCTCTATACCTGGACAAAGCAGAGATTATGCCTCAAACCGGGATGGACCTTCAGGACCACAGAGTGGTCGGGAATATGGACCAGGGTTTAGAGATCGTGAACGAGGGACTGGAAGAGAATTTCCTTTGCCAAACCAGCAACTTCAAGCACAGGGCAGAGAGTTCGGACCTGAAAATACTGGAGGGGGAGGATGTCATCCAAGAGACAAGGAAAGTAGGTGGGGAGAGTTATCAAGCCAGGTTAGGGAGACAGGGAGTAACAGTTATGCTGGTAATGCCAACCAAGCACCTGTTGGTGCCCAGTCATCTGCGTTACCTTCAACGACCCTGGTGAACCGTGACCCAGCCAGTTCACCACAGAACAGTACTAGTCATccttctttttccactgcaaatTCCATCCCTCCAAACAGAGACTATTCCTCTCCTATGGATGCAAACGTGCAAGGACAGACTCCCCAAACATCCTCCAATTCTGCAGACCTTCCTCCCCCTCCACACTATTTAAGAGAGTACCCCCCTCCTGGAGCAAAGGATCCCTACCCCCTTCCTGGATCATCCTCTTCATCTGTCCCAATTTCTGGTGTGCCGAGGGAGTTCCCAAGCCCACCTGGATTGGCCCCAAATCTTACTCGGGAGTATCCTGGAGGACCACTTCCACATCACTCTCACTATCCTGGCCAGACAGGGTTGCCTATGCAGCAAAGAGACAGAGAGCGGGAAAAGGACAGCACTGCATCTTCTCTTCATTCAAATCGTAATCATCCCCCATCTCTTTCTCCTTCATCAAGTGGCTCTGGCACTGGACATGGACATCCCACATCTTCTTCCTATCCCCCTCCACCTCCTCCACCCTCAACTAGTTCACATGGTCAGCCTCCACCCATTGCATCCCTTCCAGGCAACCATGCTCGACAAGGCCCATATTCTTCATCTAATCAGACTCCACCAACTCCACTCTCTCCTCTGCCCAGTCCCTCAAACAATCCAATGGGAGGTTTTACTTTTCCATTAACCTCTGCTCCTTCTGTACCACTTCCTGCATCAGGTGTGTCCACCTCTTGTCCATCAGGTTGCAGACCTACTCCTTACCATGGCACTTTAAGCAGTCATACTCCATTCAATAGCTCTTACCATGGCAACGGAAACCATGGAAATAGCAATGCCAGTGGCAATGCTCCCAACAACAGCAATAGCACTAGCACTCCATCACTTCTGCACTCCCCTCAAAACAATAAAGTACAACCACATATTGGTAACGCTGGCCATAACAACACTACTTCAGCCTCCAGCACATCTCTTGGGGGAGATGGTCACCCTGATTCATCTTCTGGCCCAGTGCCACCAACTGTCATCAAAGAAGAGCCAGTAGAGGAGAGGGAGGAATTAGAGAGCCCACCTCCAGTTCTCCGAAGTCCTTCCCCAGAACCAAAACCTGTTGACATTCCAATCCATGCCAGCCAATCAGCTCG GTTCCACAGGGTTCTTGACCGAGGAAGTGGGAACTCTTGTGCCCGTAGTGATGTTCTGTTTGTTCCCCTTGATGGTTCTAAACTTTGGAAGAAACGAAATGAAGCCATAGAACGTGCACGTAGAGAAGTTGAACAACGAGCAAGAGACCTGCGAGAGAAAGAGCGGGaacgagagagagaaaaggaaagAGAAAGAGACCTGGACAGACATCTGCAG CAGAAGGACAGTGGCACAAGTGCTGGTTTAGGAGCTGCAGGGGCACGCCAGGGTTCTTCACTCTTCTTTCCTTCCTCCTCCTCCATCCTTCTAGAcccttcatcatcttcatcgtcCTCTGTGAACCCATCCCACCCAGCAGTTCATCCACAGCACCACCCCGCCCACCATGCCGCCCACCCCCACCACATACACCCTTCTCATCCTCTACATCCCTCTCTTTCTCACTCCATTCCTCATTCTATTCTCCTCCCTTCCATGGCAGGGGGCTCTCCAGTTGTTGGAGGCCCTCAGGGTGCTCTTGGCATTGGGCTTGGGGGTCCATACTTGGGCCCTGATACCCCAGCCCTCAGAACCCTGAGTGAGTATGCCCGTCCTCATGCCATGTCCCCACTAAGTGCTGCCGCCCGGGCACAGGCACACCATCCACACCTTCACCACCATCCTCacccacacatgcatgcacatgctCAAGCCCACCCCCATGTGCATCCTTCATTTTTCCTGTCCCAATTTCAAAATCCAGCACTTGCACACCCCCACCACCTTCCTGCCGATGCTGCCACGGCTGCTGCCATTCTGGGCTTTTTGTATGGGGGTGGGTTAGAGGGAGGCCCTGTCCATCCAGGGCCTGGTCCCGGGCCTGGTGGTTTGGCTGGGGCGGGGCTTGGAGGAATGGGATTCCCTCATGCTGTCGCAGCTCAAAGAGAGCGTGTGAAGCCAGGATTTGAGTTTAAGAGCGAGGAGCGTGTCTACACAGCTGGAGCCTTAGCTGACCCGGCAATAGCTTTGTCACACGCACACTCGCACGCACACTCACACTCCTTGCTGCTAGGGGGCGGAGCTGGAGGCGGACCTCCTGTTAGTGAGGTTGCCCTTTATGGTACAACTCCACCTCCTGCTCCACCCCCTCAAGCTTTAGCCGCAGCAGCTAGGAATCCGAATCCCGTTCCTCCACCTCTTTCAGTCCCACCCTCATCCTCGATTCTCCCAGCCACACTCCCCACCCACCAGGCTCCTGCTGGAGCACCAGTGACGCCAGCAGCCTCCGCACCTCCCCCTCAACCTCCTCcccctccacctcctcctcctcctccaacaGCCTCATCTCTTCATCACCCCTCTCCACACTCCACCTTTCCCACTACACACCCTTCTTGCCAGCCCCCACCCCTCCCAGCTCAGGCTCCGCCCTCTGAGCGATATCCCACCCCCGTTCGCACTCCTCCCAGCACCGAACGGGCACGGAGTGTGGAAAGGGAGCGGGAAAGAGAAAGAGTGATCCCTGCTGCAGAGAGGGAGCGAGAGAGGGATAGGGAAAGGGCTGGGACAGGTGGAGGAGCAGCAGGAGGAGGCACGAcggctggaggaggaggaggcacaGGAGGTGGAGATTCTCTCAGCCGGCTACAGATGCTGAACGTGACTCCTCATCATCACCAGCACTCACACATTCACTCTCACCTACATCTGCACCAGCAGGACACAG GTGGTCCTTTCCGTGAAATGCCCCAGTCCTCGTCTCTGGGTGGCTCCATGTCCGCAGCGCACCAGCTCCAGGCGATGCAGCAGGCTCAGAGTGCCGAAATTCAGTTTCAGAGACTCGCCCTGGAACAGCAGTGGatccaccaccatcatcatcactccCTCACGCAGGACGAGTACTACAG CCACCTAAAGAAAGAGAGTGATAAAACGCTGTGA
- the atn1 gene encoding atrophin-1 isoform X2, producing MKTRTHKESMPARSGRRRGGSEERRGRRPHPSPSRAERNERQTQRTAGEELSVGRFSRRSQGHDSSESEGEEHLPPPKRQKVQDSSNPSAPPIATNTPTSAPPPTSSNSQSRESDNEDGQSQGSRSSVGGSLANSSSSISSGRDIDQDNRSSSPSLSASPLASLDSESDSPDSPKQGDKNKDGGGSKCVAEERRGSGRSEDSRPEDQKDSEGGMEGDLSPLKSSASLYTSHHGMVENTNDASSNRKSYFPLDSKVASKLEYTSPSGPEVLHTSSRIPPKTSTQCGKPGVGGAEYSHGNSNVSHASPLPPPPALKPLEVGQNAPSGDSKAEKPEKGDKSAPPSLLPQTSTIPQQPPPPNTHHYTPTSWSGGPPTNCPGNWGYVRYPGNHHTHPSQQPPVQQQLPSVYNTPSSTRHSSHPPYLSHPHPHPHKEFLPRYGTTAERERAGREFGNRDFPASNSSSNANSSSGSICGSTSGSGGPNSNVSRDFGTSIPGQSRDYASNRDGPSGPQSGREYGPGFRDRERGTGREFPLPNQQLQAQGREFGPENTGGGGCHPRDKESRWGELSSQVRETGSNSYAGNANQAPVGAQSSALPSTTLVNRDPASSPQNSTSHPSFSTANSIPPNRDYSSPMDANVQGQTPQTSSNSADLPPPPHYLREYPPPGAKDPYPLPGSSSSSVPISGVPREFPSPPGLAPNLTREYPGGPLPHHSHYPGQTGLPMQQRDREREKDSTASSLHSNRNHPPSLSPSSSGSGTGHGHPTSSSYPPPPPPPSTSSHGQPPPIASLPGNHARQGPYSSSNQTPPTPLSPLPSPSNNPMGGFTFPLTSAPSVPLPASGVSTSCPSGCRPTPYHGTLSSHTPFNSSYHGNGNHGNSNASGNAPNNSNSTSTPSLLHSPQNNKVQPHIGNAGHNNTTSASSTSLGGDGHPDSSSGPVPPTVIKEEPVEEREELESPPPVLRSPSPEPKPVDIPIHASQSARFHRVLDRGSGNSCARSDVLFVPLDGSKLWKKRNEAIERARREVEQRARDLREKEREREREKERERDLDRHLQKDSGTSAGLGAAGARQGSSLFFPSSSSILLDPSSSSSSSVNPSHPAVHPQHHPAHHAAHPHHIHPSHPLHPSLSHSIPHSILLPSMAGGSPVVGGPQGALGIGLGGPYLGPDTPALRTLSEYARPHAMSPLSAAARAQAHHPHLHHHPHPHMHAHAQAHPHVHPSFFLSQFQNPALAHPHHLPADAATAAAILGFLYGGGLEGGPVHPGPGPGPGGLAGAGLGGMGFPHAVAAQRERVKPGFEFKSEERVYTAGALADPAIALSHAHSHAHSHSLLLGGGAGGGPPVSEVALYGTTPPPAPPPQALAAAARNPNPVPPPLSVPPSSSILPATLPTHQAPAGAPVTPAASAPPPQPPPPPPPPPPPTASSLHHPSPHSTFPTTHPSCQPPPLPAQAPPSERYPTPVRTPPSTERARSVERERERERVIPAAERERERDRERAGTGGGAAGGGTTAGGGGGTGGGDSLSRLQMLNVTPHHHQHSHIHSHLHLHQQDTAAGGVHPLMDPLASGSPLARLPYPGAALGPPILAHSLTDSEVLRQQLFGGPFREMPQSSSLGGSMSAAHQLQAMQQAQSAEIQFQRLALEQQWIHHHHHHSLTQDEYYSHLKKESDKTL from the exons ATGAAGACCCGAACTCACAAAGAATCG ATGCCCGCTCGCAGTGGACGTAGGAGGGGGGGCAGCGAGGAAAGGAGGGGTAGACGTCCGCACCCTAGCCCCTCTCGAGCAGAGCGCAATGAAAGGCAAACA CAAAGAACTGCTGGAGAGGAACTCTCTGTTGGACGATTCAGCCGACGATCTCAAGGTCATGATTCATCAGAAAGTGAAGGGGAGGAGCATCTGCCACCACCCAAAAGACAGAAAGTCCAG GATTCCTCCAATCCTTCAGCACCGCCTATTGCAACTAACACTCCGACTTCAGCTCCACCTCCAACATCAAGCAACAGTCAATCAAGAGAAAGTGACAATGAGGATGGTCAATCACAAGGAAGTCGGAGCTCAGTAGGAGGCAGTTTAGCCAATAGTAGCAGTAGCATAAGCAGTGGTCGGGATATTGACCAGGACAATCGATCCTCCTCTCCAAGTCTCTCTGCTTCCCCCTTGGCTAGTTTGGATTCTGAATCTGACTCTCCAGATTCCCCTAAGCAAGGTGACAAAAACAAAGATGGAGGGGGATCAAAGTGTGTAGCAGAAGAGCGGAGAGGTTCAGGAAGGAGTGAGGATAGCAGACCAGAGGACCAGAAGGACAGTGAAGGAGGAATGGAGGGAGATTTGTCTCCATTGAAGTCCTCAGCATCCCTCTATACATCTCATCATGGAATGGTGGAGAATACAAATGATGCAAGTAGCAACAGGAAGTCATACTTCCCCCTGGATTCCAAAGTTGCAAGCAAGCTAGAGTATACAAGTCCTAGTGGTCCTGAGGTGCTACACACCAGCAGTCGCATCCCTCCTAAAACaagcactcagtgtgggaaaccTGGGGTGGGTGGAGCGGAATATTCCCATGGGAATTCAAATGTAAGCCACGCATCACCACTTCCACCTCCACCTGCCCTGAAACCTCTAGAGGTGGGGCAGAATGCTCCAAGTGGAGACAGTAAAGCAGAAAAACCAGAGAAAGGTGATAAGTCTGCTCCACCTTCCTTGCTTCCGCAAACTAGTACCATTCCCCAGCAGCCTCCTCCTCCCAACACTCATCATTACACCCCCACCAGCTGGTCAGGGGGACCTCCCACTAATTGTCCTGGCAACTGGGGATATGTACGTTACCCAGGTAACCACCACACACATCCAAGCCAGCAGCCCCCAGTACAGCAACAGCTGCCTTCAGTGTACAATACTCCTTCATCCACTCGACACTCTTCCCACCCACCTTACCTTTCTCACCCTCATCCGCATCCACACAAAGAGTTTCTGCCCAGGTATGGCACTACAGCTGAGCGAGAGAGGGCAGGGAGGGAGTTTGGTAACAGAGATTTCCCTGCTAGTAATAGCAGTAGCAATGCAAACAGTAGCAGTGGTAGCATCTGTGGTAGCACTTCTGGTAGTGGTGGACCCAACTCTAATGTGAGCCGAGATTTTGGGACCTCTATACCTGGACAAAGCAGAGATTATGCCTCAAACCGGGATGGACCTTCAGGACCACAGAGTGGTCGGGAATATGGACCAGGGTTTAGAGATCGTGAACGAGGGACTGGAAGAGAATTTCCTTTGCCAAACCAGCAACTTCAAGCACAGGGCAGAGAGTTCGGACCTGAAAATACTGGAGGGGGAGGATGTCATCCAAGAGACAAGGAAAGTAGGTGGGGAGAGTTATCAAGCCAGGTTAGGGAGACAGGGAGTAACAGTTATGCTGGTAATGCCAACCAAGCACCTGTTGGTGCCCAGTCATCTGCGTTACCTTCAACGACCCTGGTGAACCGTGACCCAGCCAGTTCACCACAGAACAGTACTAGTCATccttctttttccactgcaaatTCCATCCCTCCAAACAGAGACTATTCCTCTCCTATGGATGCAAACGTGCAAGGACAGACTCCCCAAACATCCTCCAATTCTGCAGACCTTCCTCCCCCTCCACACTATTTAAGAGAGTACCCCCCTCCTGGAGCAAAGGATCCCTACCCCCTTCCTGGATCATCCTCTTCATCTGTCCCAATTTCTGGTGTGCCGAGGGAGTTCCCAAGCCCACCTGGATTGGCCCCAAATCTTACTCGGGAGTATCCTGGAGGACCACTTCCACATCACTCTCACTATCCTGGCCAGACAGGGTTGCCTATGCAGCAAAGAGACAGAGAGCGGGAAAAGGACAGCACTGCATCTTCTCTTCATTCAAATCGTAATCATCCCCCATCTCTTTCTCCTTCATCAAGTGGCTCTGGCACTGGACATGGACATCCCACATCTTCTTCCTATCCCCCTCCACCTCCTCCACCCTCAACTAGTTCACATGGTCAGCCTCCACCCATTGCATCCCTTCCAGGCAACCATGCTCGACAAGGCCCATATTCTTCATCTAATCAGACTCCACCAACTCCACTCTCTCCTCTGCCCAGTCCCTCAAACAATCCAATGGGAGGTTTTACTTTTCCATTAACCTCTGCTCCTTCTGTACCACTTCCTGCATCAGGTGTGTCCACCTCTTGTCCATCAGGTTGCAGACCTACTCCTTACCATGGCACTTTAAGCAGTCATACTCCATTCAATAGCTCTTACCATGGCAACGGAAACCATGGAAATAGCAATGCCAGTGGCAATGCTCCCAACAACAGCAATAGCACTAGCACTCCATCACTTCTGCACTCCCCTCAAAACAATAAAGTACAACCACATATTGGTAACGCTGGCCATAACAACACTACTTCAGCCTCCAGCACATCTCTTGGGGGAGATGGTCACCCTGATTCATCTTCTGGCCCAGTGCCACCAACTGTCATCAAAGAAGAGCCAGTAGAGGAGAGGGAGGAATTAGAGAGCCCACCTCCAGTTCTCCGAAGTCCTTCCCCAGAACCAAAACCTGTTGACATTCCAATCCATGCCAGCCAATCAGCTCG GTTCCACAGGGTTCTTGACCGAGGAAGTGGGAACTCTTGTGCCCGTAGTGATGTTCTGTTTGTTCCCCTTGATGGTTCTAAACTTTGGAAGAAACGAAATGAAGCCATAGAACGTGCACGTAGAGAAGTTGAACAACGAGCAAGAGACCTGCGAGAGAAAGAGCGGGaacgagagagagaaaaggaaagAGAAAGAGACCTGGACAGACATCTGCAG AAGGACAGTGGCACAAGTGCTGGTTTAGGAGCTGCAGGGGCACGCCAGGGTTCTTCACTCTTCTTTCCTTCCTCCTCCTCCATCCTTCTAGAcccttcatcatcttcatcgtcCTCTGTGAACCCATCCCACCCAGCAGTTCATCCACAGCACCACCCCGCCCACCATGCCGCCCACCCCCACCACATACACCCTTCTCATCCTCTACATCCCTCTCTTTCTCACTCCATTCCTCATTCTATTCTCCTCCCTTCCATGGCAGGGGGCTCTCCAGTTGTTGGAGGCCCTCAGGGTGCTCTTGGCATTGGGCTTGGGGGTCCATACTTGGGCCCTGATACCCCAGCCCTCAGAACCCTGAGTGAGTATGCCCGTCCTCATGCCATGTCCCCACTAAGTGCTGCCGCCCGGGCACAGGCACACCATCCACACCTTCACCACCATCCTCacccacacatgcatgcacatgctCAAGCCCACCCCCATGTGCATCCTTCATTTTTCCTGTCCCAATTTCAAAATCCAGCACTTGCACACCCCCACCACCTTCCTGCCGATGCTGCCACGGCTGCTGCCATTCTGGGCTTTTTGTATGGGGGTGGGTTAGAGGGAGGCCCTGTCCATCCAGGGCCTGGTCCCGGGCCTGGTGGTTTGGCTGGGGCGGGGCTTGGAGGAATGGGATTCCCTCATGCTGTCGCAGCTCAAAGAGAGCGTGTGAAGCCAGGATTTGAGTTTAAGAGCGAGGAGCGTGTCTACACAGCTGGAGCCTTAGCTGACCCGGCAATAGCTTTGTCACACGCACACTCGCACGCACACTCACACTCCTTGCTGCTAGGGGGCGGAGCTGGAGGCGGACCTCCTGTTAGTGAGGTTGCCCTTTATGGTACAACTCCACCTCCTGCTCCACCCCCTCAAGCTTTAGCCGCAGCAGCTAGGAATCCGAATCCCGTTCCTCCACCTCTTTCAGTCCCACCCTCATCCTCGATTCTCCCAGCCACACTCCCCACCCACCAGGCTCCTGCTGGAGCACCAGTGACGCCAGCAGCCTCCGCACCTCCCCCTCAACCTCCTCcccctccacctcctcctcctcctccaacaGCCTCATCTCTTCATCACCCCTCTCCACACTCCACCTTTCCCACTACACACCCTTCTTGCCAGCCCCCACCCCTCCCAGCTCAGGCTCCGCCCTCTGAGCGATATCCCACCCCCGTTCGCACTCCTCCCAGCACCGAACGGGCACGGAGTGTGGAAAGGGAGCGGGAAAGAGAAAGAGTGATCCCTGCTGCAGAGAGGGAGCGAGAGAGGGATAGGGAAAGGGCTGGGACAGGTGGAGGAGCAGCAGGAGGAGGCACGAcggctggaggaggaggaggcacaGGAGGTGGAGATTCTCTCAGCCGGCTACAGATGCTGAACGTGACTCCTCATCATCACCAGCACTCACACATTCACTCTCACCTACATCTGCACCAGCAGGACACAG CCGCGGGAGGGGTACACCCCCTGATGGATCCGCTGGCATCAGGGTCTCCCCTGGCCCGTCTGCCGTACCCAGGGGCTGCTCTTGGGCCTCCCATCCTGGCACACTCCCTCACTGACAGCGAGGTGCTTCGACAGCAGCTCTTTG GTGGTCCTTTCCGTGAAATGCCCCAGTCCTCGTCTCTGGGTGGCTCCATGTCCGCAGCGCACCAGCTCCAGGCGATGCAGCAGGCTCAGAGTGCCGAAATTCAGTTTCAGAGACTCGCCCTGGAACAGCAGTGGatccaccaccatcatcatcactccCTCACGCAGGACGAGTACTACAG CCACCTAAAGAAAGAGAGTGATAAAACGCTGTGA